The following proteins are encoded in a genomic region of Comamonas resistens:
- a CDS encoding LacI family transcriptional regulator — protein sequence MSDIRIQKTGEPDIVEASDGRLTVSVPIQIKRRSGRKLVTLPNGETAPVRPWDVAPTSIQLALARGHRWLAMLESGEAKSLKEIATREGIDNSYVSRMVNLTTLAPDIVAAILDDELPNHVTLFDLAVDPPALWDEQRERVGL from the coding sequence ATGAGCGACATCCGCATCCAGAAAACTGGCGAGCCGGACATCGTTGAGGCGAGTGATGGCCGGCTAACTGTGTCTGTGCCGATCCAGATCAAGCGGCGCAGCGGCCGCAAGCTGGTCACTCTCCCGAACGGTGAGACTGCACCGGTCAGACCATGGGACGTGGCACCGACCTCCATTCAATTGGCGCTGGCCAGGGGTCACCGCTGGCTGGCGATGCTGGAATCGGGGGAAGCGAAGTCCTTGAAAGAAATCGCCACGCGGGAGGGGATCGACAACAGCTACGTCAGCCGGATGGTCAACCTGACCACGCTGGCACCCGACATCGTGGCGGCCATCCTGGACGACGAATTGCCGAACCACGTCACGCTGTTTGATCTGGCGGTTGATCCGCCAGCGCTGTGGGATGAGCAGCGGGAGAGAGTCGGACTCTGA
- a CDS encoding helix-turn-helix domain-containing protein: MPSPLGDKIRALRKQKKLSLEQLAELTDSSKSYIWELENKDDPKPSAEKIGKIAAVLEVTTEFLLTESATTPDEEVLDEAFFRKYKTMSEPDKKKIRKILDAWEDE, from the coding sequence GTGCCATCGCCCCTGGGGGACAAGATCCGCGCACTGCGGAAGCAAAAGAAGCTCAGCCTGGAACAGTTGGCCGAACTGACCGACTCCAGCAAGAGCTACATCTGGGAACTGGAAAACAAAGACGACCCAAAGCCATCGGCCGAGAAGATCGGCAAGATCGCCGCCGTCCTCGAGGTCACCACGGAGTTCCTGCTGACCGAGTCGGCAACCACCCCGGACGAGGAAGTGCTCGACGAGGCCTTCTTCCGCAAGTACAAAACCATGTCGGAGCCGGACAAAAAGAAGATCCGCAAGATCCTCGATGCCTGGGAAGATGAATGA
- a CDS encoding recombinase family protein, whose product MSEVLKRRMRCAVYTRKSTDEGLDQEYNSIDAQRDAGHAYIASQRAEGWIPVADDYDDPAFSGGNMERPALQRMMADIEAGKIDVVVIYKIDRLTRSLADFSKMVEVFERYGVSFVSVTQQFNTTNSMGRLMLNILLSFAQFEREVTGERIRDKIAASKRKGMWMGGVPPLGYDVENRRLVPNEREAKLIRHIFQRFVELGSSTALVKELKLDGVTSKAWTTQDGKTRDGRPIDKGHIYKLLSNRTYLGELRHKDQWYQAEHPPIISRELWDSVHAILDTNGRVRGNTTRAKVPYLLKGIVFGNDGRALSPWHTTKKNGRRYRYYVPQRDAKEHAGASGLPRLPAAELESAVLDQLRAILRAPNLLGDMLPQAIKLDPTLDEAKITVAMTRLDAIWDQLFPAEQTRIVKLLVEKVIVSPNDLEVRLRANGIERLVLELRPEPVEQQAEALA is encoded by the coding sequence ATGAGCGAAGTCTTGAAGCGCCGCATGCGCTGCGCGGTCTACACGCGCAAATCCACCGATGAAGGGCTGGACCAGGAATACAACTCCATCGATGCTCAGCGCGATGCCGGTCACGCCTACATCGCCAGCCAGCGCGCGGAGGGTTGGATTCCGGTCGCCGACGATTACGATGATCCCGCCTTTTCTGGCGGCAACATGGAGCGCCCGGCGCTCCAGCGCATGATGGCGGACATCGAAGCTGGCAAGATTGACGTGGTCGTCATCTACAAGATCGACCGCCTGACGCGTAGCCTGGCGGACTTCTCCAAGATGGTCGAGGTGTTCGAGCGCTACGGCGTGTCGTTCGTGTCGGTCACCCAGCAGTTCAACACTACGAACTCGATGGGCCGGTTGATGCTGAACATCCTGCTCTCCTTCGCGCAGTTCGAGCGCGAGGTCACTGGCGAGCGCATCCGCGACAAGATCGCCGCTAGCAAGCGCAAGGGCATGTGGATGGGCGGCGTGCCGCCGCTGGGCTACGACGTCGAGAACCGGCGGTTGGTGCCCAACGAGCGTGAGGCCAAGCTGATCCGGCACATCTTCCAGCGCTTCGTCGAACTCGGGTCCAGCACCGCACTGGTTAAAGAGCTAAAACTGGATGGCGTGACGTCGAAGGCGTGGACCACGCAAGACGGTAAGACCCGCGATGGCAGGCCGATCGACAAGGGTCACATCTACAAGCTCCTGAGCAACCGAACCTACCTTGGCGAGTTGCGGCACAAGGACCAGTGGTACCAGGCCGAGCATCCGCCCATCATCAGCCGCGAACTGTGGGACAGCGTCCACGCGATCCTCGATACCAACGGCCGGGTGCGGGGCAACACGACGCGGGCCAAGGTTCCCTATCTACTCAAGGGCATCGTGTTCGGCAACGACGGCCGTGCGCTGTCGCCGTGGCACACCACCAAGAAGAATGGCCGACGCTACCGTTACTACGTGCCCCAGCGCGACGCCAAGGAACACGCGGGCGCCTCGGGTCTGCCGCGACTGCCTGCCGCAGAACTCGAATCGGCGGTACTCGATCAACTGCGCGCGATCCTGCGTGCCCCGAATCTGCTCGGCGACATGCTGCCACAGGCGATCAAGCTCGACCCAACGCTGGACGAGGCCAAGATCACCGTGGCCATGACCCGACTCGACGCGATTTGGGATCAACTGTTCCCGGCGGAGCAGACCCGGATCGTGAAATTGCTGGTCGAGAAGGTGATCGTTTCGCCCAATGACCTCGAGGTGCGATTGCGCGCCAACGGCATCGAACGCCTGGTGCTGGAACTGCGTCCCGAGCCGGTCGAGCAACAAGCGGAGGCGTTGGCATGA
- a CDS encoding ImmA/IrrE family metallo-endopeptidase — MAEANRISSMLNTVLGADRFPVKVDELALEYSRQCFSDSPIDKVQGEDLDGFDGLLKANKARSKWLLLYNSATPSEGRKRFTIAHEFGHYILHRHQRDLFECGDGDIETGDNNERDIESEADLFASTLLMPLDDFRRQVDGQSISFDLLSHCADRYGVSLTAAALRWTEIAPKRAVLVASRDDHMLWAKSNEAALRSGAYFATRKNTIELPRQALAHSYNGWDAGDQQTGRAQDWFPREPTSMPVTEMTRVAGQYDYTLTLLLMPDAEWQRPRHDDEEAEEDTFDRFIRNGQYPVR; from the coding sequence ATGGCCGAGGCCAATCGCATCTCGTCCATGCTCAACACGGTGCTCGGTGCGGATCGTTTTCCGGTCAAGGTTGACGAGCTGGCGCTGGAGTATTCCCGCCAGTGCTTTTCAGACTCGCCGATCGACAAGGTCCAGGGCGAAGATCTCGACGGTTTCGATGGTCTGCTGAAAGCCAATAAGGCGCGCTCGAAGTGGCTGCTCCTATACAACAGTGCCACCCCTTCGGAGGGCCGCAAGCGCTTCACGATCGCGCATGAGTTCGGCCACTACATCCTGCACCGCCACCAGCGGGACCTATTCGAGTGCGGCGACGGCGACATCGAAACGGGCGACAACAACGAGCGCGACATCGAGTCAGAAGCGGACTTGTTTGCTTCGACCCTGCTGATGCCGCTGGACGACTTCCGGCGCCAGGTGGATGGGCAGTCGATCAGCTTCGATCTGCTGAGTCACTGCGCGGATCGCTACGGCGTTTCGCTGACGGCTGCAGCCTTGCGCTGGACCGAAATCGCCCCGAAGCGCGCCGTGTTGGTGGCCAGCCGTGATGATCACATGCTGTGGGCCAAGTCGAACGAGGCGGCACTACGGTCCGGCGCTTACTTCGCCACCCGCAAGAACACCATCGAGTTGCCTCGACAAGCGTTGGCTCACAGCTACAACGGCTGGGATGCAGGCGATCAACAGACGGGCCGAGCACAGGACTGGTTTCCACGCGAACCCACCAGCATGCCCGTCACTGAAATGACCCGGGTGGCGGGGCAGTACGACTACACTCTGACGCTGCTGTTGATGCCCGACGCCGAATGGCAACGGCCTCGGCATGATGATGAAGAGGCAGAGGAGGATACCTTTGATCGATTCATCCGCAACGGCCAGTACCCTGTGCGATAG
- a CDS encoding DUF2924 domain-containing protein, with protein sequence MSTQTPLFSTPPSVAAQIARLPEMPMAEIRALWQKLVGGDTPTHNRQFLERRIAYRLQELEFRKVNANLLDRNQRRIQSLVETGKVKKRDRDYRPAAGTVLVREYKGVEYRVIATADGQYDFQGRMCPSLSMIAREITGMRWSGPLFFGLKPPSNAKTKPATKKRGGR encoded by the coding sequence ATGAGTACACAAACACCATTATTTTCCACGCCGCCGTCGGTGGCGGCGCAGATCGCCAGGCTGCCCGAGATGCCGATGGCAGAGATCCGGGCACTCTGGCAGAAGCTGGTCGGTGGCGACACACCCACCCACAACCGCCAGTTCCTCGAACGCCGGATTGCCTACCGACTGCAGGAGCTTGAGTTCCGCAAGGTCAACGCCAATCTGCTGGATCGCAATCAGCGTCGCATCCAATCTTTGGTCGAAACTGGCAAGGTGAAAAAGCGCGACCGCGACTACCGTCCGGCCGCAGGCACGGTGCTGGTCCGTGAATACAAAGGCGTCGAGTACCGCGTGATCGCGACCGCCGACGGCCAATATGACTTCCAGGGCCGCATGTGCCCGAGCCTCTCGATGATCGCCCGCGAAATCACCGGCATGCGCTGGTCGGGGCCACTGTTCTTTGGGCTCAAGCCGCCATCCAATGCCAAGACCAAGCCCGCCACCAAGAAGAGAGGTGGTCGATGA
- a CDS encoding GNAT family N-acetyltransferase, translated as MSNDYSPVRKLAATDQVDAFDCGQAALNQFLQRYALVNQKANSAQTYVCCQGDVVVGFYSLAVGSVDPEATPSRVMKGLARHPVPVMILARLAVDKEHQRKGLGQALLKDALLRTAQAADIAGIRCLLVHAKDDAARQWYESWEFDPSPTDPYHLFLMLKDLKGMLS; from the coding sequence TTGAGCAATGACTACTCGCCCGTTCGCAAGCTGGCTGCAACGGATCAGGTCGATGCGTTCGACTGCGGCCAGGCCGCGCTGAACCAGTTCCTGCAGCGCTACGCGCTCGTCAACCAGAAGGCCAACAGCGCGCAGACCTATGTCTGCTGCCAGGGTGACGTGGTGGTCGGCTTCTACAGCCTAGCCGTTGGTAGCGTCGATCCGGAAGCCACGCCGTCGAGAGTGATGAAGGGGCTGGCGCGCCACCCGGTGCCGGTCATGATCCTGGCCCGGCTCGCCGTGGACAAGGAGCATCAGCGTAAAGGTCTGGGCCAGGCCTTGCTCAAGGATGCACTGCTGCGCACCGCACAGGCCGCCGACATTGCGGGTATCCGCTGCCTGTTGGTCCATGCCAAGGACGACGCAGCACGGCAGTGGTACGAATCGTGGGAATTCGACCCCAGCCCGACTGATCCGTACCATCTGTTCCTGATGCTCAAGGATCTCAAAGGCATGTTGAGCTGA